The following proteins are encoded in a genomic region of Peromyscus maniculatus bairdii isolate BWxNUB_F1_BW_parent chromosome 12, HU_Pman_BW_mat_3.1, whole genome shotgun sequence:
- the Vwa5b2 gene encoding von Willebrand factor A domain-containing protein 5B2 isoform X2, which yields MPGLYCPSSWTPLPLTDSCVRAYAKGPCLSLRARLTYHNPQPQPVDGVFVYPLAEAEVVSGFEAEAAGRRVSFQLQSRRRSQAPCCRALGPGLGTSTPRRCAQGHLVLDLAQARSTLVLPTGLVAAAGTMTVTLCSSRELPSRPDGVMHVALPTVFTPLAQPGLPGSPRSPGLCDDRLGLCPTSCFGVGSPEEEGPAWEQPTAPPDVFSGPAHCPAPYTFSFEMLVTGPCLLAGLESPSHALRADALPHASSAATICVTLAEGHRCDRALEILLYPSEPHQPHLMLEAGSLSAAEYEAQVRARPDFQRLQRRDSDGERQVWFLQRRFHKDILLNPVLVLSFCPDLSSTPGHLSAATRELLFLLDGSSAAHKDAIVLAVKSLPAQTLVNLATFGTLVQPLFPESRPCSDDTVQLICESVETLQAVSGPPDVLAVLDWALGQPQHRAHPRQLFLITAASPMAATSHQALEFMRWHRGAARCFSFALAPACHQLLHGLSVLSRGQAYFLRPGERLQPKLVQALRKALEPALSDISVDWFVPDAVEALLTPREIPALYPGDQLLGYCSLFRVDGFRSRALGGQEPGWQSLGGSVFPSPEEAVSVTSPGTEPTHTTEPPGTSTVSAELSSPWAAGDSEQTGMEALTDPVTDPGPNPSSDTAIWRRIFQSSYIREQYVLTHCSASPEPGPGSTCSSESPGSQGPGSPNGSLPLDPPSQQGCRSLAWVEPAGSRSCPLPVPPPAPFKVGALSAEVLGRRHRAALAGRSLSSPSGRANPVPGRPRHPSLDAIADGTGPEPRQELGQGLDDSGNLLSPAPLDWDTLMEPSFLFKAVPPNGDSAPPAEPLPPQAPRCHVVIRALCGDQPVCWEVGVGLEELWDPGDGSQPASLPVREAAWDQALHRLTAASVVRDNEQLALRGRAETTAEHGRVRRSWVRAVQTSKASSAPSHFTCPVAVDASTREVLPGALQVWSSDPAELPGTSASQEPPAAAPLPTAAHSKGAWDPDLNANSKSALGEPTSPTGGHRGLPRQPSASSRLGLGRHRRLCSSNEGQISESTSGGSDHDYLPLVRLQEARGSFRLDEPFCAAVCIPQERLCRASPFAAHRASLSPTSASSPWALLGPGIGQGDSATASCSQSPSSGSEGPGQADSGRGSDTEVSEGMGRQGSSDLRGRTWATAVALAWLEHRCAAAFGEWELTASKADCWLRAQHLPDGLDLTALKAAARGLFLLLRHWDQNLQLHLLCYSPANV from the exons ATGCCCGGCCTGTACTGCCCCTCCAGCTGGACGCCGCTGCCGCTCACCGACTCCTGTGTCCGGGCCTATGccaagggaccctgtctcagcctGCGGGCCCGGCTCACCTACCACAACCCGCAGCCCCAGCCGGTGGACG GCGTGTTCGTGTACCCGCTGGCCGAGGCGGAGGTGGTATCTGGCTTCGAGGCCGAGGCAGCCGGACGGCGCGTCTCCTTCCAGCTGCAGAGCCGGCGCCGCTCCCAGGCTCCCTGCTGCCGCGCTCTGGGCCCCGGACTGGGGACCTCTACACCCCGCCGCTGTGCGCAGG GTCATCTTGTCTTGGATCTGGCCCAAGCCCGGTCCACGCTGGTGTTGCCCACTGGCCTCGTTGCTGCGGCTGGTACCATGACAGTGACCCTGTGCAGCAGCCGGGAGTTGCCCTCCAGGCCTGATGGGGTGATGCATGTGGCCCTGCCCACTGTGTTCACCCCACTGGCCCAGCCAGGCCTGCCGGGGTCCCCCAGGTCTCCGGGGCTCTGTGACGACAGGTTGGGCCTATG ccctaccagcTGCTTCGGGGTAGGCAGCCCTGAGGAGGAAGGGCCGGCCTGGGAGCAACCAACTGCCCCTCCGGACGTGTTCTCGGGCCCTGCCCACTGTCCAGCTCCGTATACCTTCTCCTTCGAGATGCTGGTGACCGGGCCGTGTCTGTTGGCAG GCCTGGAGAGTCCCTCTCATGCCCTGCGCGCGGATGCCCTCCCTCATGCCAGCTCTGCAGCCACTATCTGCGTCACGCTGGCAGAGGGCCACCGGTGTGACCGGGCCTTGGAGATCCTCCTGTATCCCAGTG AGCCGCATCAGCCACACTTGATGCTGGAGGCTGGTAGCTTGAGCGCAGCGGAGTATGAGGCCCAAGTGAGGGCCCGTCCCGACTTTCAGAGGTTGCAGCGAAGGGACAGTGATGGAGAACGGCAG GTGTGGTTCCTGCAGCGGCGTTTCCATAAGGACATCTTGCTGAACCCTGTGCTGGTGCTGAGCTTCTGCCCAGACCTGAGCTCCACACCTGGACACCTGAGTGCGGCCACGCGGGAGCTCCTCTTCCTGCTGGACGGCAGCAGCGCAGCACACAAG GATGCCATTGTTTTGGCTGTAAAATCCCTCCCAGCCCAGACGCTTGTCAACCTAGCCACGTTTGGGACATTGGTACAGCCACTCTTCCCGGAGAGCCGGCCTTGCAGTGAT GACACTGTGCAGCTGATCTGTGAGAGCGTTGAGACTCTGCAGGCTGTGAGTGGGCCCCCTGATGTGCTGGCTGTATTGGATTGGGCCTTGGGGCAACCCCAGCACAGGGCCCATCCTCGGCAGCTGTTCCTGATCACTGCTGCCTCCCCAATGGCTGCCACTTCTCACCAAGCCCTGGAGTTCATGAGGTGGCACAGAGGGGCAGCCAG GTGCTTCTCCTTTGCATTGGCCCCTGCCTGCCACCAGCTGCTCCATGGCTTGTCTGTCCTCAGCAGGGGGCAGGCCTACTTCCTGAGGCCTGGGGAGAGACTGCAGCCTAAG CTGGTACAGGCTCTGCGGAAGGCGCTGGAACCTGCTTTGAGTGACATCTCTGTGGACTGGTTTGTGCCCGATGCTGTGGAGGCACTGCTGACGCCCCGGGAGATCCCAGCACTCTACCCTGGGGACCAGCTGCTTGGCTACTGCTCACTTTTCAGGGTGGATGGCTTCCGGTCCCGTGCTCTGGGG GGCCAAGAGCCTGGTTGGCAGAGCTTGGGCGGTTCCGTGTTCCCATCTCCAGAGGAGGCAGTCTCTGTCACCAGCCCTGGCACTGAGCCTACACACACCACAGAGCCACCGGGAACAAGCACTGTGTCGGCAGAGCTGTCGAGCCCGTGGGCTGCAGGAGACTCAGAGCAGA CAGGCATGGAAGCTCTGACTGACCCAGTCACGGACCCTGGACCCAATCCCTCATCTGACACGGCTATATGGCGTCGAATCTTCCAGTCCTCATACATCCGGGAGCAGTATGTGCTGACTCACTGCTCTGCCAGCCCTGAGCCAGGCCCAGGCTCCACCTGCAGCAGCGAGTCCCCAGGATCTCAGGGCCCTGGCTCCCCCAATGGCAGTCTTCCCCTGGATCCCCCTTCTCAGCAGGGCTGCCGAAGCCTGGCCTGGGTAGAACCTGCGGGCTCCCGCTCTTGCCCCCTGCCTGTACCCCCACCAGCTCCATTCAAG GTGGGAGCCTTGAGCGCTGAGGTGCTGGGCCGTCGGCACAGAGCAGCTCTGGCTGGGCGAAGTCTCTCATCTCCCTCAGGCCGGGCAAACCCAGTCCCTGGTAGACCCCGACACCCCTCTCTAGATGCAATAGCAGACGGAACAGGTCCTGAGCCAAGACAAGAGCTGGGTCAGGGCCTGGATGATTCAG GAAACCtgctctccccagctcccctggaCTGGGACACGCTGATGGAGCCATCTTTCTTATTCAAGGCTGTGCCACCCAATGGGGATTCAGCTCCTCCAgcagagcctctgcctccccaggctcCACGTTGTCATGTGGTGATCCGGGCCCTGTGTGGGGACCAGCCAGTGTGCTGGGAGGTGGGTGTAGGGCTGGAGGAGCTCTGGGATCCTGGGGATGGCTCACAGCCTGCATCACTCCCCGTAAGAGAAGCGGCGTGGGATCAGGCACTCCACCGGCTGACCGCAGCCTCTGTGGTCCGGGACAACGAACAGCTGGCTCTCCGTGGAAGAGCCGAAACCACGGCCGAGCACG GCCGAGTCAGACGGTCCTGGGTCCGAGCCGTTCAGACGAGCaaggccagctctgccccatcCCACTTCACCTGCCCTGTTGCTGTAGATGCTTCCACTAGGGAGGTCTTGCCTGGAGCCCTGCAGGTGTGGAGTTCAG ATCCAGCTGAGCTCCCGggcacctctgcctctcaagaacCTCCAGCTGCAGCCCCGCTGCCCACTGCAGCCCACTCTAAAG GTGCCTGGGACCCGGACCTAAATGCTAACTCCAAGTCGGCACTGGGGGAGCCCACATCTCCTACTGGAGGTCATCGTGGCTTGCCCCGCCAGCCTTCCGCCTCCTCCAGGCTCGGCCTGGGCCGTCATCGCAGACTCTGCAGCTCCAATGAGGGCCAGATTAGTGAGAGCACCAGCGGCGGCAGCGACCACGACTACCTGCCTTTG gTGCGACTGCAAGAGGCGCGGGGCTCCTTCCGCCTGGACGAGCCCTTCTGTGCCGCTGTGTGCATTCCTCAAGAGCGCCTGTGCCGGGCCTCACCCTTTGCTGCCCACCGCGCCAGCCTCAGCCCCACCTCGGCCTCATCTCCCTGGGCACTGCTGGGCCCTGGTATTGGCCAGGGTGACAGCGCCACGGCCTCCTGCAGCCAGTCCCCCAGCTCGGGCTCTGAGGGTCCAGGCCAAGCAGACAGTGGACGGGGCTCAGATACTGAGGTCTCAGAAGGAATGGGAAGGCAGGGCAGCTCTGACCTGCGGGGGCGTACCTGGGCCACAGCGGTGGCCCTGGCGTGGCTGGAGCACCGCTGCGCCGCGGCCTTTGGCGAGTGGGAACTGACAGCATCCAAAGCGGATTGCTGGCTGAGGGCCCAGCACCTGCCTGATGGCCTCGATCTGACTGCTCTCAAAGCCGCTGCCCGGGGGCTCTTTTTGTTACTGCGACACTGGGACCAAAATCTGCAGCTCCACTTGCTGTGTTACAGCCCTGCCAATGTGTGA
- the Vwa5b2 gene encoding von Willebrand factor A domain-containing protein 5B2 isoform X1, with amino-acid sequence MRQQRGASTEASEHAKPRHMPRKERFLGARTRAAWSPGEASPTLVWSRRPQLRQEVTSCPALQLPRVGTMPGLYCPSSWTPLPLTDSCVRAYAKGPCLSLRARLTYHNPQPQPVDGVFVYPLAEAEVVSGFEAEAAGRRVSFQLQSRRRSQAPCCRALGPGLGTSTPRRCAQGHLVLDLAQARSTLVLPTGLVAAAGTMTVTLCSSRELPSRPDGVMHVALPTVFTPLAQPGLPGSPRSPGLCDDSPTSCFGVGSPEEEGPAWEQPTAPPDVFSGPAHCPAPYTFSFEMLVTGPCLLAGLESPSHALRADALPHASSAATICVTLAEGHRCDRALEILLYPSEPHQPHLMLEAGSLSAAEYEAQVRARPDFQRLQRRDSDGERQVWFLQRRFHKDILLNPVLVLSFCPDLSSTPGHLSAATRELLFLLDGSSAAHKDAIVLAVKSLPAQTLVNLATFGTLVQPLFPESRPCSDDTVQLICESVETLQAVSGPPDVLAVLDWALGQPQHRAHPRQLFLITAASPMAATSHQALEFMRWHRGAARCFSFALAPACHQLLHGLSVLSRGQAYFLRPGERLQPKLVQALRKALEPALSDISVDWFVPDAVEALLTPREIPALYPGDQLLGYCSLFRVDGFRSRALGGQEPGWQSLGGSVFPSPEEAVSVTSPGTEPTHTTEPPGTSTVSAELSSPWAAGDSEQTGMEALTDPVTDPGPNPSSDTAIWRRIFQSSYIREQYVLTHCSASPEPGPGSTCSSESPGSQGPGSPNGSLPLDPPSQQGCRSLAWVEPAGSRSCPLPVPPPAPFKVGALSAEVLGRRHRAALAGRSLSSPSGRANPVPGRPRHPSLDAIADGTGPEPRQELGQGLDDSGNLLSPAPLDWDTLMEPSFLFKAVPPNGDSAPPAEPLPPQAPRCHVVIRALCGDQPVCWEVGVGLEELWDPGDGSQPASLPVREAAWDQALHRLTAASVVRDNEQLALRGRAETTAEHGRVRRSWVRAVQTSKASSAPSHFTCPVAVDASTREVLPGALQVWSSDPAELPGTSASQEPPAAAPLPTAAHSKGAWDPDLNANSKSALGEPTSPTGGHRGLPRQPSASSRLGLGRHRRLCSSNEGQISESTSGGSDHDYLPLVRLQEARGSFRLDEPFCAAVCIPQERLCRASPFAAHRASLSPTSASSPWALLGPGIGQGDSATASCSQSPSSGSEGPGQADSGRGSDTEVSEGMGRQGSSDLRGRTWATAVALAWLEHRCAAAFGEWELTASKADCWLRAQHLPDGLDLTALKAAARGLFLLLRHWDQNLQLHLLCYSPANV; translated from the exons ATGCGGCAGCAAAGGGGAGCCTCGACTGAGGCTAGTGAGCACGCAAAACCGAGGCACATGCCGCGAAAGGAGAGGTTTCTAG GTGCACGGACAAGGGCAGCCTGGAGCCCAGGGGAGGCATCACCCACTCTTGTCTGGTCGCGACGCCCACAACTCCGCCAAGAAGTGACG AGCTGCCCTGCGCTCCAGCTACCCAG GGTGGGCACCATGCCCGGCCTGTACTGCCCCTCCAGCTGGACGCCGCTGCCGCTCACCGACTCCTGTGTCCGGGCCTATGccaagggaccctgtctcagcctGCGGGCCCGGCTCACCTACCACAACCCGCAGCCCCAGCCGGTGGACG GCGTGTTCGTGTACCCGCTGGCCGAGGCGGAGGTGGTATCTGGCTTCGAGGCCGAGGCAGCCGGACGGCGCGTCTCCTTCCAGCTGCAGAGCCGGCGCCGCTCCCAGGCTCCCTGCTGCCGCGCTCTGGGCCCCGGACTGGGGACCTCTACACCCCGCCGCTGTGCGCAGG GTCATCTTGTCTTGGATCTGGCCCAAGCCCGGTCCACGCTGGTGTTGCCCACTGGCCTCGTTGCTGCGGCTGGTACCATGACAGTGACCCTGTGCAGCAGCCGGGAGTTGCCCTCCAGGCCTGATGGGGTGATGCATGTGGCCCTGCCCACTGTGTTCACCCCACTGGCCCAGCCAGGCCTGCCGGGGTCCCCCAGGTCTCCGGGGCTCTGTGACGACAG ccctaccagcTGCTTCGGGGTAGGCAGCCCTGAGGAGGAAGGGCCGGCCTGGGAGCAACCAACTGCCCCTCCGGACGTGTTCTCGGGCCCTGCCCACTGTCCAGCTCCGTATACCTTCTCCTTCGAGATGCTGGTGACCGGGCCGTGTCTGTTGGCAG GCCTGGAGAGTCCCTCTCATGCCCTGCGCGCGGATGCCCTCCCTCATGCCAGCTCTGCAGCCACTATCTGCGTCACGCTGGCAGAGGGCCACCGGTGTGACCGGGCCTTGGAGATCCTCCTGTATCCCAGTG AGCCGCATCAGCCACACTTGATGCTGGAGGCTGGTAGCTTGAGCGCAGCGGAGTATGAGGCCCAAGTGAGGGCCCGTCCCGACTTTCAGAGGTTGCAGCGAAGGGACAGTGATGGAGAACGGCAG GTGTGGTTCCTGCAGCGGCGTTTCCATAAGGACATCTTGCTGAACCCTGTGCTGGTGCTGAGCTTCTGCCCAGACCTGAGCTCCACACCTGGACACCTGAGTGCGGCCACGCGGGAGCTCCTCTTCCTGCTGGACGGCAGCAGCGCAGCACACAAG GATGCCATTGTTTTGGCTGTAAAATCCCTCCCAGCCCAGACGCTTGTCAACCTAGCCACGTTTGGGACATTGGTACAGCCACTCTTCCCGGAGAGCCGGCCTTGCAGTGAT GACACTGTGCAGCTGATCTGTGAGAGCGTTGAGACTCTGCAGGCTGTGAGTGGGCCCCCTGATGTGCTGGCTGTATTGGATTGGGCCTTGGGGCAACCCCAGCACAGGGCCCATCCTCGGCAGCTGTTCCTGATCACTGCTGCCTCCCCAATGGCTGCCACTTCTCACCAAGCCCTGGAGTTCATGAGGTGGCACAGAGGGGCAGCCAG GTGCTTCTCCTTTGCATTGGCCCCTGCCTGCCACCAGCTGCTCCATGGCTTGTCTGTCCTCAGCAGGGGGCAGGCCTACTTCCTGAGGCCTGGGGAGAGACTGCAGCCTAAG CTGGTACAGGCTCTGCGGAAGGCGCTGGAACCTGCTTTGAGTGACATCTCTGTGGACTGGTTTGTGCCCGATGCTGTGGAGGCACTGCTGACGCCCCGGGAGATCCCAGCACTCTACCCTGGGGACCAGCTGCTTGGCTACTGCTCACTTTTCAGGGTGGATGGCTTCCGGTCCCGTGCTCTGGGG GGCCAAGAGCCTGGTTGGCAGAGCTTGGGCGGTTCCGTGTTCCCATCTCCAGAGGAGGCAGTCTCTGTCACCAGCCCTGGCACTGAGCCTACACACACCACAGAGCCACCGGGAACAAGCACTGTGTCGGCAGAGCTGTCGAGCCCGTGGGCTGCAGGAGACTCAGAGCAGA CAGGCATGGAAGCTCTGACTGACCCAGTCACGGACCCTGGACCCAATCCCTCATCTGACACGGCTATATGGCGTCGAATCTTCCAGTCCTCATACATCCGGGAGCAGTATGTGCTGACTCACTGCTCTGCCAGCCCTGAGCCAGGCCCAGGCTCCACCTGCAGCAGCGAGTCCCCAGGATCTCAGGGCCCTGGCTCCCCCAATGGCAGTCTTCCCCTGGATCCCCCTTCTCAGCAGGGCTGCCGAAGCCTGGCCTGGGTAGAACCTGCGGGCTCCCGCTCTTGCCCCCTGCCTGTACCCCCACCAGCTCCATTCAAG GTGGGAGCCTTGAGCGCTGAGGTGCTGGGCCGTCGGCACAGAGCAGCTCTGGCTGGGCGAAGTCTCTCATCTCCCTCAGGCCGGGCAAACCCAGTCCCTGGTAGACCCCGACACCCCTCTCTAGATGCAATAGCAGACGGAACAGGTCCTGAGCCAAGACAAGAGCTGGGTCAGGGCCTGGATGATTCAG GAAACCtgctctccccagctcccctggaCTGGGACACGCTGATGGAGCCATCTTTCTTATTCAAGGCTGTGCCACCCAATGGGGATTCAGCTCCTCCAgcagagcctctgcctccccaggctcCACGTTGTCATGTGGTGATCCGGGCCCTGTGTGGGGACCAGCCAGTGTGCTGGGAGGTGGGTGTAGGGCTGGAGGAGCTCTGGGATCCTGGGGATGGCTCACAGCCTGCATCACTCCCCGTAAGAGAAGCGGCGTGGGATCAGGCACTCCACCGGCTGACCGCAGCCTCTGTGGTCCGGGACAACGAACAGCTGGCTCTCCGTGGAAGAGCCGAAACCACGGCCGAGCACG GCCGAGTCAGACGGTCCTGGGTCCGAGCCGTTCAGACGAGCaaggccagctctgccccatcCCACTTCACCTGCCCTGTTGCTGTAGATGCTTCCACTAGGGAGGTCTTGCCTGGAGCCCTGCAGGTGTGGAGTTCAG ATCCAGCTGAGCTCCCGggcacctctgcctctcaagaacCTCCAGCTGCAGCCCCGCTGCCCACTGCAGCCCACTCTAAAG GTGCCTGGGACCCGGACCTAAATGCTAACTCCAAGTCGGCACTGGGGGAGCCCACATCTCCTACTGGAGGTCATCGTGGCTTGCCCCGCCAGCCTTCCGCCTCCTCCAGGCTCGGCCTGGGCCGTCATCGCAGACTCTGCAGCTCCAATGAGGGCCAGATTAGTGAGAGCACCAGCGGCGGCAGCGACCACGACTACCTGCCTTTG gTGCGACTGCAAGAGGCGCGGGGCTCCTTCCGCCTGGACGAGCCCTTCTGTGCCGCTGTGTGCATTCCTCAAGAGCGCCTGTGCCGGGCCTCACCCTTTGCTGCCCACCGCGCCAGCCTCAGCCCCACCTCGGCCTCATCTCCCTGGGCACTGCTGGGCCCTGGTATTGGCCAGGGTGACAGCGCCACGGCCTCCTGCAGCCAGTCCCCCAGCTCGGGCTCTGAGGGTCCAGGCCAAGCAGACAGTGGACGGGGCTCAGATACTGAGGTCTCAGAAGGAATGGGAAGGCAGGGCAGCTCTGACCTGCGGGGGCGTACCTGGGCCACAGCGGTGGCCCTGGCGTGGCTGGAGCACCGCTGCGCCGCGGCCTTTGGCGAGTGGGAACTGACAGCATCCAAAGCGGATTGCTGGCTGAGGGCCCAGCACCTGCCTGATGGCCTCGATCTGACTGCTCTCAAAGCCGCTGCCCGGGGGCTCTTTTTGTTACTGCGACACTGGGACCAAAATCTGCAGCTCCACTTGCTGTGTTACAGCCCTGCCAATGTGTGA